The following is a genomic window from Mustela lutreola isolate mMusLut2 chromosome 5, mMusLut2.pri, whole genome shotgun sequence.
TCCATACTAGGAAAAGAATTatctctcaccccccccccaccccaaaactaATTCTGTCCCTGGCCACAGGACAGGACCTTGAAGACTGTAGCTTAGAGAATCAAAAGCCAAGCATCCTCACTTCTCCTTCTGCTCTAACATTGTTTTTGAGCCTGACTAGGCTGTCCTCTTATTCCTGCCAGCCAAACCCTGGCTATACTATTCTTCCTATTACATTAgtctttcctttggtttcttgAATGATTCCCCAGTCGTTATGAGACTAAAATAGACACAGTTCTGCTCCTAAAACCCAGTAACTGATCCCCGATAATCATTGCTGTCCTTTTCTGTCAATTCCTGACCTCCCTGAATTTCTGCCTGCTCTCTATTTCTCAAACTGTCATTTGTTTGGGGGTTAATCTAATCTCTCAATTCTTTCTCATTCCCATATGACCAGATCTTAAATATGAGTCACTATCTCTATCTCTTACTTCCCTCTTATCTCCTTAATACTTTTCTTTAAGGCTCGATGCCTCAATCAACAATCTTTGAATAATTTCCCTTATATTTGGtgatggttttttttaatttaattttcatctgCCAATAATAAGCTTCATTTCAATTTTCTAGCATACAGTTCTTATGAGAAAGTTACATCTCCCCAGGTAACTGTATTTCTtccttattatttgttttgtctttggtgAGATTATAATCAAATTCAATAATTTTGTGGTTGGGAGAATTACTGGAAAAGACAGCAAATATTCCATATATCTTAAGATCCATTGAAAATTCAAAATACTGTCAATTGGGGAGTTGCAAAGTTATAATTTGAATTGcttatttcaaattaatatttattactttacCCAAAGTCTTAAGATGGGTTCTATTTGTTCTCAGTATTTAAAAGGCATTATCCCTTCTGCtaatttagaatttcttttttttttttttttttttttttttgctgcaaaAAGCTTTATTGTTTCCATTTGGTCCAGGGCTTGGGAGAGGGCTCCAGGGTGGTTACAAAGCTGCCTCTGGCTgcagggagagggtgaggcaCGGATGTCAGCGAGGCCCCCTCAAAGGATGCTGCTGGTCTCCGGAGCTCCTAGTCGTGCTTGAGGGTGAGCCTCTCGAAGAGATACtcgcccagcccagcctgggggccGGCCAGCCTGCGGAGGTTCGTCAGGTGGTCGCCCATCTTCTTGATGAGCTTCACCTCCTCGTCCAGGAAGTGGTTCTCCAGGAAGTCACAGAGATGGGGGTCTGTGCGGGCAGAACCCAGGGCGTGCAGATCCAGAAGAGCCTGGTTCAGGCTCTTCTCCAGAACCAGGGCAGCTTCCATGGCGTCCAGGGTTTTCCCCCACTCATCTTGGGACGGCTTCTGGACGTCCTGGAAGAGGGCGCGGCCGCCGCGCTGGTTTTGCATCTTCAAGAGACGCTCGGCACCCTCGCGCTTCTCCTCAGCCAACTCGCGGAAGAAGTGCCCCACACCTTCCAGAGCCACATCGTCACGGTCGAAATAGAAGCCCAGAGAGAGGTAGGTGTAGGAGGCCCGCAGATGCATGTTGACCAGACGGTTGACGGCGGCCTCCACCTCGGTGGAATAATTCTGACGAATCTGGGAGCTCATGGTTGATTGAAGATCAGGAGGTAAGCCCGAAATTGGCTGTGGGCTGGTCCCGGAGGCAGCGGGCGGCCAAGAAGATGGCTCCCAAAGGTGCGACTGGAAAAGAGGTTGGAGGGTGGTCGTTGGCTGGTTGCAGGGGCGTCCCTGGGTCTGTTCCGTCCAAACACTGTTGAAGCAAGAGACAGATCCGCAGGACCGCCGGGCGCACTgcctagaatttctttttctatctttctttctttctttctttctttcttttctttttttttttttttttttttgagattttacttctttatttgagacataaagagagcacagaagaagagtgagaaggagaagcaggctctccactgagtagagagcctgatgtgggattagatcccaggaccctgaggtcatgacctgagccaaaagcagatgcttaaatgactgagccacccagggatccctaaTTTGGAATTTCTTAATTTAGTTATTTAGATAGGGAGAGACATAATATGCAAACTATTATTCTATAAGTACATCCACATAAATATACATGCTAGCAAAGTATATATCAGTGTTTGGGAATGAGTTTTAGATTCAAGTAAATGCCCAGTCAAGAAAGACCAGCAGTCCATTGAAAACATTTGTGACACCAAAATAGATACTGGTACAGTTTTGTCTCAGAGCAGTCCAAGATGGATTTGTGGCCCTTCCTCATGACCAATTAATAATTTATCTGTTTCAATATCTCATATCAATTTTCATATCTCATAATGTTCCTGTCCAGTTATATAAGTCATGGTTAGAGAGGTGATTTTTAGATAATTATAAAGACAAGGTAGAAACAAAGGGAAGTGTGAATGGTATGAGAAAAtaacaggaagagaaagacagaatggAACATTACAGGAACAAAGCAGTAGCCTAGGAAAAAGAAAGACTAgcgagggaaaagaaaatgaggataTTTATTCTGATCACAAGAAACTGGAAAGAAGTGCTAAGAATTAAAATAACCTtttaagaagagaggaaaaggaatagGGTGaggttaattcattcatttattaagtatCCAATATctactatgtgctaagcactgtgGTAGGATTTTTCTATAAGGGAAGAATTTATTTCAGAACTCAAAAGACTTACTACCTGTTGTAAATATTCTAACCAGGAGTGAATGTGAAATATTCTGATTACAGTTAGATGCATTAGCTCCTGTTCCACTAGCCCTTTTAGTTGtgtgaagaaaagcaaaagcaaaacaaaacaaaattatgaaaGATTAGATTTTTTCTAAAAGGCAAGGGAACAGCAGAGATTAGGTAAAATGACAAATAACACAAAACAGAGGAAATTTCTACATAGGGGATATGACTAAATGGCATAAGGAAAGCCTTTATTAGCCTGTATCTGCCCTTGAAAAGCACCTTAGTTTCCTGTGTTTCTAAGCTCATTTTTATGGTGCAGAAAAGCAGGAGGAATAAACCACTTCCTGCCTCAGATTTCTGCTTGTCCATACAAGAGGAAACTCTGACTTCTTGTATATAATGTATAGAAACATccagatgtttttccatttctcagtTGCTTTTCCTATGTGAGAAGTGGTTTATCTCTTTGATGAGGCAGTAAGAGTATGACTTCTACTCATTCCTATTTTTCTATCTGGCAGTGTTATATGCTAAAGGTCTTTATGTCTATATGGCCTCGAGCTCCCCGTCCCTGCTCTTGGCAAGGAAAAGACAAGTTCTCCATACAGCTGGCTGGATAAGCATTCTCTACAAACTGATACTTTCCGCACTCAGTTGGGTCTCCAGCTCTGAACTTGATGGTATGCGGAGGAACAGGGAGTAGAGGAAGCCCTAGGAAACCCACTTTAACATGACATTCAGGCTAAATTCTCAAGTTCAGCTTTAAGGGAAGTAAATTGAATATGCTAGTCCCTATTTATCCCCTGTGTATGTTTTTCAGTGGGTCTTGTGTACTATTAATTATCTTcctcaaaactcaataaaaagGCTTTAGCTTAAATGAAACTTCTGTGTGGGAAGAGTGTCTAATTAAAGAATGTTCCATTAATTCCTTGGTTTTAATGGGTATATAATTTTCCTACCACGAACAGGGCCCAGGAGTTGTGCCAGTGACCTATTAGTGGggtagagggaagagaagagagggtgCTCCTAGTGATGCGTAGGGCACACTGGACGTTGGAAGCAGTTGGACAGCCTAGTTaccaaataaaaaaaggaagacacaCAAAAGGAGTGGAAAGACACCAAAATCACAATTCaccatcaatatatttttttctaggaaGAGCTCTTACTTTAAGTAATAgctaatatctctattttttaagatcttttaaaaagatatattatttatttatttgacagagagagagacagagaaagcaagagtgagcaggggcaggggcagatggagagagagagaatctcaagcagacctctATTAACCAcaatgcccaacatggggcttaatctcactatctcatagccctgagattaggacctgagttgaaaccaagagtcagatgcttgactggctgagccacccaggcacccatagcACCTCTATTTACTAGATGCTTAGAGAACTTTGTATAGaggaaaattcatttaaaaaaaaaaaaaaaactgtatggaAAGATCAAAATAACTACTTATCCAGAAAGGGAGGGCCCCTCCCACTCCGGCCCCGCCAACaaggaataaacaaaaaggaaataaataaaactttaaggaGATTATTTTATGTCCCCCCCGAAGCTTTCTCTTTGCCAAACTTAACATTTAGACAGagaataagtatttatttttacagatttttaccCTGAGGATTAGAGAGGCTAAATAGTTTACCTAAAGTTATAGTTCAGCCCTGGTGAATAAAAGACACCAGTTTGCTCCATCACAGTACTGAAAAAAGAGATTCCCCCACCACAACTATGTTCATTGCCTTGGAAACCTAATATTGTGACTACTACCTGTCCAGAATGTATTCTCCTCAGCTCTGCTTCTTTGTCTAATCAGCTTCTATTTCAAAAACTAGAATGGGTACATCCTATTGGTTGAGCCTAGGTCACATGCCCACCCTCTAAATTCAAAGGAGACTAAAAAAGCAAGTATCTAGAACTTTTAatcttgacagagaaagatgagcTCTGCCTCCCCACAAGAGTGAACTGGATAATCAGGATGGTTTCAGATTACTGGCACCCAAATAATGCAAATATCCATTAtaaatactgaataaataaaaaacttactcATTTGGTTATACTAACCACACTTCAAAGATTCAATAGACATATATGGCTATTTGCTTCCATATTGGACACTGTAGATTTAGAAAATTTCCATCATCACAAAAACTTCTATTGAACAGTGCTGGCCAAGACAaagtctctcattttattaatatgCAAAGCCAGGCCCCTGGAAGCTAACTGATTTATCGGGGTCCCAGAGCCGGCTGGTGTTCAGTTCAAACCTAGGTATCAAATTTCCTGTCTCTGTTTTATTCCTCTACCCATCACAACTTATTGTCTTTCCACTTACAGTTGTAAATGTGATGTTTGTTTTGGTTCATTTCTCCAATTTGTTGAAAGCTGCTGATTCCAAAGACTGTGTTTTATTGCATTAATTTGAAGAACTGGAAAGCTTCAATGAAAAGCTTTTATGGTTCTAAAGACAGTTATTAGCAGAGCCTGGATATAACAAGTGTTTTCTGACTCAGGCTTCAAATGATCTGTTGCATAGAATATTGAGAGAATAATCTCGAAGTTTTTCATTGAGCCAGTTACAGAGTTACACAAGCTCCTGTGGATACCAAAGATTAAAGAAAGACTCCTGTAActcttcagcacaggtcatggaAAGTCTAGATGCCCTGCAGATTATCTGCTAAGTGACAGGGGCATTTTCAGTCAGTCAACAAATTGACCTCTGAAGTGGAATGTGGCTCTTGAAAGGATCCCCAAGGCTAGCAATAGCTAAAGAAACAGATCCAAGAGAAATATTTACACCCATACCCACTCAAAGACGCTGGCTCTCTTCCTGCTTGGAGACACACTCACCGCACTGCCAACAACTGAGTGCACCTGGCCTCTTCCCGGGCGTTGCTGTGGGTGCTCAAAGGAAGGCATAGACTCCGGGGAGATGCACAGGCCTTTCCTCCCAAATCCAgattgagagtgtgcctgctgtcaCAGCGACTGCGTGGTTCCTGACACTCTGAGGGtgactggaggggaggaggattcAGACGGTTTAGTTTTCAGACCTGGTATCTTCAACAGGATTGGGACACTACTCTTCACACTCCCTGGAATAAATTATGATCATCAAAAATACTCGTTTTTCTCTCTCCAAGCAGCGCATAGAACAATGCTGAAAGAAGTTGGTAAACAGCATACACAGCCTCTGACGGCTGAAACATAATATAGAAACAGGCAATATGGACAAGTCAACTGGAAAAAAGGTAGACAGCCCAGCGGATCTTTCTACACTCAGCCCCCTCTAGCTCCTCCCAAGTACTGAGACATGCCTTTTGCCATACTTTAAAACTATACTCTAgaggctgctgggtggctcagttgcctgcctttggttccagtcatgatctcagggtcctgggctccttgctccctgggaattctgcttctccctctgaccgaaccctcctcccctttcccctggTCATGCTCTTGTGCTCTTtatctcaaaaagataaataaaaaatctttaagaaaagaaaattggggcacctgggtggctcagtcgttaagcatctgccttcggctgaggtcatgatcccatctcagggtcctgggatcaagccctgcatcgagctccctgcttggcaggatgctttcttctccctctccccctgcttatgttccctctctcactctgtctctctctgtcaaataaataaataaaatcttttttaaaaataaaataaaaaagaaaagtattttctagCCACTTTGATAATTCCTCTTATTACCTATAATTGTTAAAAACTTTTGTTTCCCATTATTTACTAAGCCACTTGAGGGCAGGGAATGAGTCTCATCCTCTTTTATTTCCCTGCTATCTATTCAATACCATTTGTGAACACTACTCTAAGCTAGACACCGTTCCTGGCTCCGAGTGTACATCAGAGAACAAAACAATTTTCAAGGTATCCTAGGACTTATATTGTAGTATAAAATAGCTAAATatataagtacacacacacaaaaaaagagtaaggatggggcacctgggtggcacagttggttgagtgtgcAGCTCTTGGTttcgttcagctcaggtcatgatttcagcgtcatgagatcaagccccacattggctccacattcagcactcAGTGGGAaatttgcttgagattttctttctctccctctgtccctcctcctcattctcgctcacattctctctctcacacaggcacacacacactaaataaataacatcttaaaaagcggggaggggaagaaggtgaAGAATCATGGGAGGCTCCTATTTTAGATAGGACAACCAAGAGAAGTATTTCAGGTGATATAATGGTTGAGCAGAAATCTCagtaaaatgagaaaggaaatcaTGTCATGTATGTTTGCAGAGGAAGAGCTTTCCAGGCTGAAGGAGCAGCAACTAGCTGGTTCAACATAGATTCACTAAATAACATAGTTACTTGTAACCTGGGACAGAGACATGAGAAGAGATAGATCCTGTGGGCAAGCAGATGAATGAAGGGACTCAAACCATGAAAGCGGAGAGGGTCTTACTAGCCTACCCATAAGCCCCTGTCAATCCTTATTCATGGCACCTCTCCCATCTGAGGGCCTCACAAGACTTGTTCTTCATAACACCACATAAATGCCTCACCACAAGGCCTGTAATGCCATCTGTGCACCTTAAATATCCAAGCCTATTTAAGTTCACTCAAATGCACGTAGTTAAAGTCTAGGAACTGTCAAAAAGTCATTCCCACAACCCATGCTATCTCCAGGCCCCTCAGTGGAAATTGAGTGTACGATGAAGCATTTTTCTACTTAATGTGGTGAATTCCCTCAGCAAATTATGCTAGAAGCTAAAAAACAGCTACAAAAAAACATAAGACAACTTGCACTTGAACTGGAAAATCAGGGAAGTTTACCTTTATAAGctaatttattataaatcattATCCTACTGTCTTCTGCTATCTTTTGTTCCTCAGTATGCCATAAATCCCTCAGGAAGGTTATCACATATTATTACTGACTGCTCCTTGATTGGTGCAATAAGAAGTCAGTAAGTGTTTATTGCATGAATGACAATCTTAAGAACCTGAGTCTTGACTGAGACATCAAAGTCGGGGATCTGGGAGGGCGAGGAATAGAATGAGGTTActggaaatgaagaaaaggagcCTCATGAAATCCTGGGGCACAATATATTTGGAGCTGGCTGCATGTGTGTATTTACTCTGAGGTACTAATGTCAATCacaaaatagaacagaataaaatatttaaggtaatGCTATAAGCCTTGCCAATGGCAAAATTGTAAAGCATTTGAAATGGATCTGTTTTCTACATGCTAATACTCATTCTGACATCATGTTGATGTCACGTACGAGATTCAATGCT
Proteins encoded in this region:
- the LOC131832278 gene encoding ferritin light chain; this encodes MSSQIRQNYSTEVEAAVNRLVNMHLRASYTYLSLGFYFDRDDVALEGVGHFFRELAEEKREGAERLLKMQNQRGGRALFQDVQKPSQDEWGKTLDAMEAALVLEKSLNQALLDLHALGSARTDPHLCDFLENHFLDEEVKLIKKMGDHLTNLRRLAGPQAGLGEYLFERLTLKHD